A window of the Henckelia pumila isolate YLH828 chromosome 3, ASM3356847v2, whole genome shotgun sequence genome harbors these coding sequences:
- the LOC140888355 gene encoding uncharacterized protein, with the protein MNFHEGGPSNFSFNAPSPPSDGEEQPSVMIKNEFHLIDQQQMVLSQLISATVAAEYFQESDNLQHGGSIPGHIVINRDRLAADQRLFADYFSKYSMYNESMFKRRFRMSRRLFLRIMESVEKHDNYFVQKVDGLGRPGLSPHQKITAALRILAYGTSADSTDEYIKIGRSGKPAIILEAVADYELWIWHAYFGLPGSNNDINVLSKSHLFANLANGVAPPANYVIQEK; encoded by the exons ATGAATTTTCATGAGGGAGGTCcttcaaatttttctttcaatgcACCCTCGCCACCATCTGATGGTGAAGAGCAACCTAGTGTCATGATAAAGAATGAGTTTCATCTCATTGACCAACAACAAATGGTTTTAAGTCAACTAATTAGTGCTACCGTTGCCGCCGAGTACTTCCAAGAAAGTGATAATTTGCAACATGGAGGATCAATTCCTGGCCATATTGTGATTAATCGAGATAGATTGGCCGCTGATCAACGCTTATTTGCTGACTATTTTTCAAAGTATTCGATGTACAATGAGTCAATGTTCAAACGACGTTTTCGAATGTCTCGCCGCCTATTCTTGCGAATTATGGAATCCGTTGAAAAGCATGACAATTACTTTGTTCAGAAAGTAGATGGATTAGGGAGACCCGGGTTGTCACCACACCAAAAGATAACTGCTGCATTGCGAATCTTAGCTTATGGTACATCGGCAGATTCAACGGATGAGTATATTAAAATCG GTCGTAGCGGAAAACCAGCTATCATTTTGGAGGCCGTAGCAGATTACGAGTTGTGGATATGGCATGCATATTTTGGTTTGCCAGGTTCAAACAACGATATTAATGTGTTGTCAAAATCTCATTTATTTGCTAATTTGGCCAACGGGGTAGCTCCTCCCGCTAACTATGTTATACAAGAAAAATAA
- the LOC140892040 gene encoding uncharacterized protein, protein MSAASQAFSGNLKKALAGLRRIDLDGLRWRVFDAKGQVLGRLASHISTVVQGKDKPTYAPNRDEGDMCIIINAKDVCVTGRKMTDKLYQWHTGYVGHLKERSLKDQMAKDPTEVIRKAVLRMLPRNKLRDDRDRKLRIFAGSEHPFGDRSLDHYVMPPRQVREMRPRAKRAMIRAQKKAEQQEQDETNTKKGKRRDKVGSIPEI, encoded by the exons ATGTCGGCTGCATCTCAAGCTTTCAGTGGAAACCTTAAG AAAGCCCTTGCAGGGCTGAGACGTATTGATTTGGATGGTTTGAGATGGAGAGTTTTTGATGCAAAAGGACAG GTGCTTGGGAGGTTAGCTTCACATATATCAACTGTTGTTCAGGGCAAGGATAAGCCCACATATGCTCCCAATCGGGACGAGGGGGATATGTGCATTATTATAAATGCAAAGGATGTATGTGTCACTGGGAGGAAAATGACTGATAAGTTGTATCAATGGCATACAGG GTATGTAGGCCACCTTAAAGAAAGGAGTTTGAAGGACCAGATGGCCAAGGATCCTACAGAAGTGATTCGCAAAGCCGTACTTCGCATGCTTCCTAGAAACAAACTACGTGAT GATAGAGACAGAAAATTAAGGATATTTGCTGGCAGTGAACACCCTTTTGGTGACAGGTCTCTCGACCATTATGTAATGCCACCAAGACAAGTACGTGAAATGCGTCCCCGTGCCAAAAGAGCTATGATTCGAGCTCAAAAGAAAGCAGAGCAACAAGAACAGGACGAAACAAATACTAAAAAAGGCAAAAGGCGGGACAAGGTGGGATCAATTCCGGAGATCTGA